A window of Anaerolineae bacterium genomic DNA:
GCCTACTGGCAATACAAAATGCTGGAACGCCAGGGGCGCGCCTGGCCCGGCGAGTCGGAGCGTGGAGAGCGTCCGCTCCATTATATCGACGTCCCTTATGACTCGCGCTCTGGCCTTCAGCTTGAGGACGACCCCACCAGTTGAAAGGAGTCCTGCCCATGCCTATTGTCCGCTACCTCCGTGCTGACCAGTTTGGCTCCCACATTGGCAAGTATTCCGAGCGGTTGAAACTGACCCAGGGCGGTCAGACCCTGGCCCAGGCTCCCCTGTTGCATCTGCAGGGGGTGACCATCGCTAACATGGGCGTTAGCATCTCTGCGGATGCTATCGCTGCCTGCTGTGAACGAGGCATCCCCATCGTGTTCATGGATGCCCACGGGGAGGTCTACGCGAGTCTGTACGCCGCCGGGCTGGTAGGTACCGTCCTCACCCGCCGCGCCCAGTTGCTGGCCTACACCGATACGCGCGGTTTTGCCCTGGCCACCGCTATCGGCGCGGCCAAAGTCAACAATCAGGCGGCCACGCTTCGTTACTGGGCCAGGCTACGCCGGGAAAACGCCCCCGAGCAGGCCACCGCGCTGCTGGAAGGGGCTGACCAGGCCGCTGCTTTCGCCGATCGCATCGCCGCTCTATCCCCGGCTCCATTGGAGGAGGCGCGGGACATCATCATGGGGCTGGAGGGTAACGCTGCCCGCCTCTACTGGGCCGGCGCGGCCCTGATGATTCCTGAATCCTATGGCTGGCCGGGCCGGGTGGGGCGCGGTGCGGTCGACCCCATCAACAGCCTGCTCAACTATGGCTACGGCATCCTGTACGCCGAGGTCGAACGGGCAATCATCCTGGCTGGCCTGGACCCGTATGCCGGTTTTATCCATGCTGATCGCCCCGGCAAGCCCAGCCTGGTGCTCGATCTGATCGAGGAATTCCGCCAGATCGCTGTTGATCGGCCTGTGATCGGTCTGGCGGCCCGTCGCTACGCTGTCCCGATGGACGACCGCGGGCGGCTGACCGATGAGGTACGCCGCGATTTCGCCGACAAGATCGTCGCCCACCTGGATACCCCCGTGCGCGACTCGGCCCAGACCGGAGACCGCCTGCCCATCCGCTACCTGATCCAGAACCAGGCCCGCCAGCTGGCTACCTTCTTGCGTGGCGAACGCGATGCCTACCGTCCCTTTGTGGCTGAAAGCTGAAGGAGGCCCGCCCGATGCCCATCGTCCTGCTCTACGATATCTCCAACGACCGCATCCGCTTGAAGGTAGCCGACGAATGCCTGAACTTCGGCCTGGACCGCACCCAGTATAGCGCCTTCATCGGCGAGCTTTCCCGCAACCATCAGGAGACGCTGATGCTCAAGCTAACCAAACTGCTCGGCGACGCCCCCGGCGCCCTGCTGCTGGTGCCGGTCAGTGGGTCGGACTGGGAGCGGCGGTTTGAAGTTCGCAATGAAGGGGAGGCGCCGGATGCCCCTGATACTTGAGGCGGAGGAAGTGCCCGCCGATACCCTGACTGTCACCGACCTCAAGCAACACGCGCACTGCCCGCGCTTCACCTTTTTTGAGCACTGCTGGCCAGATGTCCGCCCCCGCACCTACAAGATGGACGCCGGGGAAGAAGCCCACGCCCGCGAGCGGGAACGCGCCCGGCGGCGGACACTGGCCGCCTACGGCCTGCCCGCCGGGGAACGGCTGTTCAACGTCCGCGTGGCTTGCCCGGAATTGCGGCTGCGCGGGGAGATCGA
This region includes:
- the cas1 gene encoding CRISPR-associated endonuclease Cas1; this translates as MPIVRYLRADQFGSHIGKYSERLKLTQGGQTLAQAPLLHLQGVTIANMGVSISADAIAACCERGIPIVFMDAHGEVYASLYAAGLVGTVLTRRAQLLAYTDTRGFALATAIGAAKVNNQAATLRYWARLRRENAPEQATALLEGADQAAAFADRIAALSPAPLEEARDIIMGLEGNAARLYWAGAALMIPESYGWPGRVGRGAVDPINSLLNYGYGILYAEVERAIILAGLDPYAGFIHADRPGKPSLVLDLIEEFRQIAVDRPVIGLAARRYAVPMDDRGRLTDEVRRDFADKIVAHLDTPVRDSAQTGDRLPIRYLIQNQARQLATFLRGERDAYRPFVAES
- the cas2 gene encoding CRISPR-associated endonuclease Cas2 gives rise to the protein MPIVLLYDISNDRIRLKVADECLNFGLDRTQYSAFIGELSRNHQETLMLKLTKLLGDAPGALLLVPVSGSDWERRFEVRNEGEAPDAPDT